TTTTCCTTCAGGTGGCTACAAGAGGAAACGGTGCAACTACAGTCTCTGCAACGTTGTTTTTCGCTTCAATGGTAATTGGCTTTGTTCCTAGGAGGATCTTTCTTTAGTAGTTTTGGTATCATTTATTGCATTTCAGAggatttttggttattgtagGTTGGCATCCAAGTTTTTGTGACGGGCGGGATAGGTGGTGTCCATAGACATGCCAACCATTGTATGTTTCATGTCCGTTTTATTcctttcttacaaaaaaaaattagttacaTGATTAGAAACTCTGTTTAGATGATGGTGTTGATGCCAATATTCACCCTGCATGCGCTGCtaatttgtgtttgtgatgCAGCGATGGACATATCATCTGATCTTACTGCACTTGGGAGGACTCCAATAGCAGTGATATCAGCAGGCGTTAAATCAATACTTGATATTCCAAAGACTCTTGAATATTTGGTATATAGTCTGTTGCCGAGGCATATTTAATAGTCAACAATCAAGAGTTTAAGTTTTCACAACAGCTATTTGTTGACAATGCAGGAAACTCAAGAAGTGTATGTTGCTGCATACAAGAGCGATGAGTTTCCAGCATTTTTCACAGAAAAAAGTGGCTGTAAGGTGCAAAATTGTTCATTATCACTGAACTCAATCAGGTGCTTCTGCATAGATATTTAGTTCTGATGTGGATATATTGACTTCTTTAGGCACCTTCCCGTGTAAATAGCCCTGAAGACTGTGCTAGAGTAATAGGCAAGTGTAGTCTTTCTCTCAAAATTTCCTCTTTTAAAACGTATTTATGCACTTTGATCCCTTACCACCTTGAGATAAAACCACTTTTGCCAGATGCAAACATGAAGCTAAACCGTCAGGCGGGGATTCTATTTGCCATTCCAATTCCGAAACACCATTCAGCCGCTGGAAATCTTATCGAATCAGCAACACAGCGTGCTCTTACAGAAGCAAGGTTATAAGAAGATGTCTAATATCTTTCATACATGCTTGCATCAGAATACTGCAAGggctttgcttctttttcttatttcagggtttgaaatttaaatttggttttggccAGGGAACAAAACGTTACTGGAAATGCAGAAACTCCATTCTTACTTGCACGGGTAAATGAGTTAACCGGAGGCACATCACTTGCAGCAAGTATCCTTCTTTAGAGGTTCCCTTAATCATTAATATTCCACCAAATTACTTTAAATAGTTCAGATTTTTTCTTATCTGTATCCAAAATCCGAATCCTTTCCGTGGCTTAACAGTAGCGTAGCAATGTCTCAGCATTGTAAAACCTTGAGTTCCTTTACACATTTCCAGACATTGCGCTTGTGAAAAACAATGCCCTTATCGGTTCTCAGATTGCAGTAGCCCTTTCTCAGCTGATGTGAGCTTCCTTATCAATCCCAGACTCAAGCTCAAGCGCAAGTTATTCAGGTTCATGATTCAGGACAGATCAAAGATGTTTTGGATTGGTAGTTATCAATTTATATTGGttatcaaagatttttctttagCTAAAGAAACTCGTTAACTTATTATCACATGTTATATATTAGTCATTAGATTTATATCATGTGGTACCCTTAAAGATTAAactattgaaattttaatttatatcacAAAGGATCTCAAGGAAAGATCTGATCTCAAGGatgtaataataaaattgttcTGCTTCATTTAACCCTCTCTTCAGTTTTGGACAACAATGGCAGCAATCACCGTTGACTTTCAGCtctgcttcatcttcatcctcctaGGAATCTTCTCACTCTTCTGTctctctgctttcttcttcaagaaaccaaaagaccCACAACTTCAAGGCTGTGGTCTACCTCCGAGCCCACCCTCTCTACCGGTCATAGGTCATCTTCACCTTCTCCTCTCTGTTCCATGTCTCAAATCCTTTCAGAAACTCTCCTCCAAGTATGGTCCCCTCCTTCACCTTCGTGCATTCAATATCCCAATAGTTATAGTCTCTTCCGGCTCCATGGCCAACGAAGTTTTGAGGACCCAAGACCTGAACTTTGCTACCCGTCAACGTGAGGTTTCTATAATGGAAAAATCATTACTTTTTGGATCTTTTGGCTTTGTCTCAGCTCCTTATGGAGATTACTGGAGATTCATGAAGAAGCTCTTAGTCACAAACCTTTTCGGGTCTCATTCCCTCGAGCAGACACGGCTCATTCGTGAGAAAGAACTCAAGACTTTCCGTACTATGTTGTTCGATAAGGCGGCAAAGAAGGGGACAGTTGATGTTGGTAAAGAGATGATGAAGCTAACGAATAACAGCATTTGCAGGATGATAATGGGGAGGAGGTGTTCAGAGGAGAACAGTGAAGCAGAGAAAGTCGAAGACTTGGTGATCAAATCATTTAGTTTGGTGAAGAAGGTCCTTATAGCTAACACGGTTGGTCGACTTCTCAAGAAGTTTGGGATCTCTCTGTTTGAGAAGGAAATCATGGAGGTCTCGCAGAGGTACGATGAATTGCtggaaaaaattattaaagaacACGAAGAGGATCCGAACAAGAAAGAGGATAGAGACATGATGGATGTTCTGTTGGAAGTTTGTGCAGACGACAAGGCTGAGGTTAAGATTACCAGGAACCAAATCAAAGCGCTTATTGTGGTAATGtcttgagtttctttcttggttttcttCAATGACTGTCGCATAAGGATCATGCAATGTCTTTATATCGTGCATGTGGTTGTAGGAGCTTTTCCTTGGAGGCACTGATACTTCAGCACAAACAATACAGTGGATAATGGCCGAACTCATTAACCATCCCGAgattcttaaaatattaagagaagagatagaatCTGTTGTCGGAACAACGAGGTTTATTCAAGAAACAGATCTCTCAAACCTGCCGTATTTGCAGGCTGTGATGAAAGAAGGACAAAGACTACACCCACATTCGCCAATGTTGGTGAGGAATGCAACCAAAGGATGCAAGATTGGAGGGTACTACATACCGCAGAACACAACGATGCTAATAAACACCTATGCGATGATGATAGATCCAGATTCATGGGAAAATCCAGACAAGTTTCAGCCCGAGAGGTTCATGGTGTCTCCTTCAAAAGGGAAAGACGATGAGAGAGAACAGCTAGCTTTGAACTTCATTCCTTTCGGGAGCGGAAGAAGAGCATGTCCAGGAGAAAAATTGGGCTATCTCTTCACTGGAGTAGCCATTGGAACAATGGTACAGTGTTTTGACTGGATAATCGATGGAGATAAGGTTAACGTGGAAGAGGCTGGAGAAATGACGCTGACCATGGCTCATCCACTTAAATGCACTCCTGTGACTCGAGTTAACCCATTAGCTAGCTTTGAATCTGAAGATCCTAAGTGGTTGATGGAGGAGTTTGATATGTATTGTTGAAGTTGCAGACATATGTCTGAAACTAATAATGGAACATgctgtctttgttttttcatatgGAGTTTGATCACTAATATTGTTGTTTCATAACAGAACTTGTTGTCTTTATGTATTTCTGCTGTTTCACAACAGAACTTGTCTTTATGTATTTCTGCTGTTTCACAACAGAACTTGTTGTCTTTGTTGCCCATGTCTACGCTAATTTCGTTAGCACAATGCACACTAACATGGAACACATACCGTAGTATAGACCTCACCGTGGGGGTTAATCTAGAATCAAGCAGCTGAGAAACAATACCATTGTATGAGGTAGTAGTAAACTGACCCTGTAACAAACCTTGTGCCATATTTCCAAAAGGTTTGATCTGAGACAAATAAGAACACTCGAAAAATAAATGGTCTCTAGCACTCTGCAAAAAACACACGAAGTGTCGACATTCCCATTCCATAAGCTCATCCTATCCCCCGTTGTAAGACGATTGTGCATTTCCAACCACACTCAGAAGGAAACTTCCGTCCTTACCTCTCCAAAGCGCAATGTCTGGCTCTGTACTTTCAATAACTGCAGACTGGATGCTGTTTACTTCCACAAAGCCGGTTTCAGAGCTTGCAAACTCATCAGAATCAAAACAAGTAGTGGAAAAGTATTTAAACACCATTTGATTGTCTTTGgatccaaaaacattttatatatcatGTGGTTCCTTGAAGATTAAACTATTgaattactaatttatataatcTCAAGGAAAGATCTGATCTCAAGGATATGTATATAGTAAAACTGTTCTGCTTCATCTAACTCTCTTTTCAATTCTTGGACAGCAATGGCAGCAATCACCATTTACTTTCAGCtctgcttcatcttcatcctcctaGGTATCTTCTCACTCTTCTGTCTCTCTgcttttttcttcaagaaaccaaaagagcCACTACTCCAAGACTGTGGTCTACCACCGAGCCCACCATCTATACCGGTCATAGGTCATCTTCACCTTCTCCTCTCTGTTCCATGTCACAAATCCTTTCAGAAACTCTCCTCCAAGTATGGTCCCCTCCTTCACCTCCGCGCTTTCAATATCCCAATAGTTCTAGTCTAGTCGGGCTCCATGGCCAACGAAGTTTTGAGGATCCAAGACCTGAACTTTGCTAGCCGTGATAGCGGGCAGACTCCTATAATGGAAAAATCATTACTTTTTGGATCTTTTGGCTTTGTCTCAGTTCCTTATGGAGATTACTGGAGATTCATGAAGAAGCTCTTAGTCAAAAAACTTCTCGGGTCTCATTCCCTCGAGCAGACACGGCTCCTCCGTGGGAAAGAACTCCAAACTTTCCGTGCTATGTTGTTTGATAAGGCGACAAAGAATGAGACTGTTGACGTTGGTAAAGAGATGATGAAGCTAACGAATAACAGCATTTGCAGGATGACAATGGGGAGGAGCTGTTCAGAGGAGAACGATGAAGCAGAGCAAGTCAGGGGTTTGGTGACCAAATCACTTAGTTTGACGAAGAAGTTCCTCATAGCTAGCATTGTTGGTCACTTTTCCAAGCTGGTCGGGATCTCTCTTTTTGGGAAGGAAATCAAGGAGCACTCGCAGAGGTTTGATGAATTGCTGGAGAAGATTATTAAGGAACACGAAAAGGATCCGAACAATGGAGAGGATAGAGACATGATGGATGTTCTACTGGAAGTTTGTGCAGATGACAACGCCGAGTTTAAGATTTCCAGGAACCAAATCAAAGCACTTTTTGTGGTAATGTCTTGAGTTTCTTCTGCTCAATCTAGAATCTCGAATCTCCAGAATCATCTTTCACCTCTTGAAGCAAATTCACAACAAGgttgatatataaaagatCGGGATCCCAGCTTTTTTGAATTTCCAATTTATCTAGTCTTTTTccaatctttttttactttctcttaCAACTGGTTTGAAGCAGCTCAGGAGTCTGGTCAAGATTTCTCCCcaagtatgttttttttttttaatgtggtTACATATTTTATGGTTATCAATTAAGCAGCCTAATCACAGTACATGTGAGTGAGCATCTTCGAGAAACTGATGTTGAAATGGCTTATGAGTTACCAAACAATGAACTAGGAGATTCCCTCCAATGTTGCTCTGGATACTGGAACATATGGTCCTCGTAACGACACAGAGGAACTCCCTGTAAGGTGCAAAATTGTTCATTAGCACTGAACTCAATCACTTTACTTCTGCTGTGGATGATATATTGACTTCTTTAGGCACCTTCCCGTGTAAAATAGCCCTGAAGACCGTGCTAGTCTTTCTCCCAAAATTtcctctttttaaaaagtatttttgcACTTTGATCCCTTACCACCTTGAGACAGACCCGCTTTTTCCATATGCAAACATGAAACGAAAAAACCGTCAGGCGTGAATTTTATTTGCTGTTCCAATTCCGAAACAGCATTCAGCCGCCGGAAATCTTATCGAATCAGCAACACAGCGTGCTCTTACAGAAGAAAGGTTATCAAAGAAGATATGCTAATATCTTTCATTCATGCTTGCATCAGAATACTTCAggctttgcttctttttcttatgtcaGCGTTTGAagtttaaatttggttttggccAGGGAACAAAAAGTTACTGGAAATGCAGAAACTCCATTCTTACTTGCGCTTGTAAAACACAATGCCCTTATCAGTTCTAAGATTGCAGTATCCCTTTCTCAGATGATGTGAGCTTCCTTATCAATCTCAGTCTCAAGCTCAAGTTTAGATTCAGGTTCGTGATTCAAGTCAGATCAAAGTTGTTTTGGGGATTTTGTTgttatcaattatttttctgttggttatcaaagattttttcttttagctcaagaaacccttaaacctaTTTTCACATGTTATatgttagatatttttatatcatgTGATAATAACAGATTACTGGAAGttcaatatcaaatatatgaGAATTGCtacatatttaaatatgaGTTTTCAAGCCCATGCATAGCGTGGGATGTTTTATTTAGTATTAGATATGTTTATATCATGTGGTACTTGACTTGTCTCCTTGTATAACGTCCCTTAAAGATTAAACTATTGAATTATTCCCTAGTTTATATCACTAATGATCTGAAGGAAATATTTGATCTAAAGAGTACATATAATAAAACCAGTCTGCTTCATCTAACCCTCTCTGCAGTTTTTAGACAACAATGGCAGCAATCAGCGTTGACTTTCAGCtctgcttcatcttcatcctcctaGCAATCTTCTCACTCTTCTGtttctctgctttcttcttcaagaaaccaaaagaccCACAACTTCAAGGCTGCGGTCTACCTCCGAGCCCACCGTCTCTACCGATCATTGGTCATCTTCACTTTCTCCTCTCTGTTCCATGTTACAAATCCTTTCAGAAACTCTCCTCCAAGTATGGTCCCTTCCTTCACCTCCGCGCTTTCAATATCCCTATAGTTCTAGTCTCGTCGGGCTCCATGGCCAACGAAGTTTTGAGGATCCAAGACCTGAACTTTGCTAGCCGTGATAGCGGGCAGACTCCTATAATGGAAAAATCATTACTTTTTGGATCTTTTGGCTTTGTCTCAGTTCCTTATGGAGATTACTGGAGATTCATGAAGAAGCTCTTAGTCAAAAAACTTCTCGGGTCTCATTCCCTCGAGCAGACACGGCTCCTCCGTGGGAAAGAACTCCAAACTTTCCGTGCTATGTTGTTTGATAAGGCGGCAAAGAATGAGACTGTTGACGTTGGTAAAGAGATGATGAAGCTAACGAACAACAGCATTTGCAGGATGACAATGGGGAGGAGCTGTTCAGAGGAGAACGGTGAAGCAGAGCAAGTCAGGGGTTTGGTGACCAAATCACTTAGTTTGACGAAGAAGTTCCTCATAGCTAGCATTGTTGGTCAATTTTCCAAGCTGGTCGGGATCTCTTTGTTTGGGAAGGAAATCATGGAGGTCTCGCAGAGGTACGATGAATTGCTGGAGAAAATTATTAAGGAACACGAAGAAAATCCCAACAATGGAGAGGATAGAGACATGATGGATGTTCTATTGGAAGTTTGTGCAGATGACAACGCCGAGTTTAAGATTTCCAGGAACCAAATCAAAGCACTTTTTGTGGTAATGTCTTGAGTTTCTTCCAGtgatatatatctttaatgTCTGTCACATCAAAGTCTTTATATTGTGCATGTGGTTGTAGGAGATTTTCCTTGCAGGCACTGATACTTCAGCACAAACAATACAGTGGATATTGGCAGAACTCATTAACCATCCCGAGATTCTTGAAAAGTTGAGAAAAGAGATAGAATCTGTTGTTGGGGTTAGGAGACTGATTCAAGAAACAGATCTCCCCAACCTGCCGTATTTACAGGCTGTGATGAAAGAAGGGCTAAGACTACACCCGCATACGCCAATCTTGGTGAGGAATGCAACAGAAGGATGCAAGATCGGAGGGTATTACATAGGGCAGAACACAACAATGATGGTAAACGCTTATGCGGTGCTGAGAGATCCGGATTCATGGGAATATCCAGAAGAATTTCAGCCCGAGAGGTTCATGACTTCTCCTttaaaagggaaagaagatgagaaagcACAGCTAGCCTTGAACTTCATTCCTTTCGGGAGTGGAAGAAGAGGATGTCTCGGAAAAAACTTGGGTTATATCTTCATGGGAGTAGCCATTGGAACAATGGTGCAGGGTTTTGATTGGAGAATCAATGGAGATAAGGTTAACATGGAAGAGACTGGAGAAATGACGCTGACCATGGCTCATCCACTTAAATGCATTCCTGTTGCTCGAATCAA
This sequence is a window from Arabidopsis thaliana chromosome 1 sequence. Protein-coding genes within it:
- a CDS encoding uncharacterized protein (BEST Arabidopsis thaliana protein match is: Calcium-dependent lipid-binding (CaLB domain) family protein (TAIR:AT1G50570.2); Has 10 Blast hits to 10 proteins in 2 species: Archae - 0; Bacteria - 0; Metazoa - 0; Fungi - 0; Plants - 10; Viruses - 0; Other Eukaryotes - 0 (source: NCBI BLink).) is translated as MVFKYFSTTCFDSDEFASSETGFVEVNSIQSAVIESTEPDIALWRGKDGSFLLSVSARDHLFFECSYLSQIKPFGNMAQGLLQGQFTTTSYNGIVSQLLDSRLTPTVRSILRNT
- the CYP705A25 gene encoding cytochrome P450, family 705, subfamily A, polypeptide 25 (''cytochrome P450, family 705, subfamily A, polypeptide 25'' (CYP705A25); FUNCTIONS IN: electron carrier activity, monooxygenase activity, iron ion binding, oxygen binding, heme binding; INVOLVED IN: oxidation reduction; LOCATED IN: endomembrane system; EXPRESSED IN: root; CONTAINS InterPro DOMAIN/s: Cytochrome P450 (InterPro:IPR001128), Cytochrome P450, E-class, group I (InterPro:IPR002401), Cytochrome P450, conserved site (InterPro:IPR017972); BEST Arabidopsis thaliana protein match is: cytochrome P450, family 705, subfamily A, polypeptide 27 (TAIR:AT1G50520.1); Has 33204 Blast hits to 33039 proteins in 1694 species: Archae - 51; Bacteria - 3771; Metazoa - 11605; Fungi - 7200; Plants - 9335; Viruses - 6; Other Eukaryotes - 1236 (source: NCBI BLink).) codes for the protein MAAISVDFQLCFIFILLAIFSLFCFSAFFFKKPKDPQLQGCGLPPSPPSLPIIGHLHFLLSVPCYKSFQKLSSKYGPFLHLRAFNIPIVLVSSGSMANEVLRIQDLNFASRDSGQTPIMEKSLLFGSFGFVSVPYGDYWRFMKKLLVKKLLGSHSLEQTRLLRGKELQTFRAMLFDKAAKNETVDVGKEMMKLTNNSICRMTMGRSCSEENGEAEQVRGLVTKSLSLTKKFLIASIVGQFSKLVGISLFGKEIMEVSQRYDELLEKIIKEHEENPNNGEDRDMMDVLLEVCADDNAEFKISRNQIKALFVEIFLAGTDTSAQTIQWILAELINHPEILEKLRKEIESVVGVRRLIQETDLPNLPYLQAVMKEGLRLHPHTPILVRNATEGCKIGGYYIGQNTTMMVNAYAVLRDPDSWEYPEEFQPERFMTSPLKGKEDEKAQLALNFIPFGSGRRGCLGKNLGYIFMGVAIGTMVQGFDWRINGDKVNMEETGEMTLTMAHPLKCIPVARINPASFDP
- the CYP705A27 gene encoding cytochrome P450, family 705, subfamily A, polypeptide 27 (''cytochrome P450, family 705, subfamily A, polypeptide 27'' (CYP705A27); FUNCTIONS IN: electron carrier activity, monooxygenase activity, iron ion binding, oxygen binding, heme binding; INVOLVED IN: oxidation reduction; LOCATED IN: endomembrane system; EXPRESSED IN: root; CONTAINS InterPro DOMAIN/s: Cytochrome P450 (InterPro:IPR001128), Cytochrome P450, conserved site (InterPro:IPR017972), Cytochrome P450, E-class, group I (InterPro:IPR002401); BEST Arabidopsis thaliana protein match is: cytochrome P450, family 705, subfamily A, polypeptide 25 (TAIR:AT1G50560.1); Has 30201 Blast hits to 17322 proteins in 780 species: Archae - 12; Bacteria - 1396; Metazoa - 17338; Fungi - 3422; Plants - 5037; Viruses - 0; Other Eukaryotes - 2996 (source: NCBI BLink).); amino-acid sequence: MAAITVDFQLCFIFILLGIFSLFCLSAFFFKKPKDPQLQGCGLPPSPPSLPVIGHLHLLLSVPCLKSFQKLSSKYGPLLHLRAFNIPIVIVSSGSMANEVLRTQDLNFATRQREVSIMEKSLLFGSFGFVSAPYGDYWRFMKKLLVTNLFGSHSLEQTRLIREKELKTFRTMLFDKAAKKGTVDVGKEMMKLTNNSICRMIMGRRCSEENSEAEKVEDLVIKSFSLVKKVLIANTVGRLLKKFGISLFEKEIMEVSQRYDELLEKIIKEHEEDPNKKEDRDMMDVLLEVCADDKAEVKITRNQIKALIVELFLGGTDTSAQTIQWIMAELINHPEILKILREEIESVVGTTRFIQETDLSNLPYLQAVMKEGQRLHPHSPMLVRNATKGCKIGGYYIPQNTTMLINTYAMMIDPDSWENPDKFQPERFMVSPSKGKDDEREQLALNFIPFGSGRRACPGEKLGYLFTGVAIGTMVQCFDWIIDGDKVNVEEAGEMTLTMAHPLKCTPVTRVNPLASFESEDPKWLMEEFDMYC
- a CDS encoding indigoidine synthase A family protein (indigoidine synthase A family protein; INVOLVED IN: biological_process unknown; LOCATED IN: peroxisome, plasma membrane; CONTAINS InterPro DOMAIN/s: Indigoidine synthase A like protein (InterPro:IPR007342); Has 1680 Blast hits to 1674 proteins in 598 species: Archae - 0; Bacteria - 980; Metazoa - 68; Fungi - 108; Plants - 51; Viruses - 0; Other Eukaryotes - 473 (source: NCBI BLink).); translation: MASSLAQSRISNLQNHLSPLEANNKLRSLVKISPQVSEALSNGRAVVALESTIISHGMPYPQNLQTAKEVESIVRENGAIPATIAILNGVPCIGLSEEELERLASLGKSVQKTAGRDIANVVATRGNGATTVSATLFFASMVGIQVFVTGGIGGVHRHANHSMDISSDLTALGRTPIAVISAGVKSILDIPKTLEYLETQEVYVAAYKSDEFPAFFTEKSGCKAPSRVNSPEDCARVIDANMKLNRQAGILFAIPIPKHHSAAGNLIESATQRALTEAREQNVTGNAETPFLLARVNELTGGTSLAANIALVKNNALIGSQIAVALSQLM